The Halotia branconii CENA392 region AAAATGGGGCATGGAGAAGAGGAATTGGGACAGAAGAGAAGTGCGGTCTTGGGGTCTCCCTGTCTTCCTCTGCCCCTCTGCTTCCCCTGCCTCCCCTGCTTCTTCTACACCTTCACTTCGTCGGCAAAACTGTTCCAGCGCACAAAGTGAAATGGTCCAGCGACAGATCCCCAGAGATGTTCATCGGTTTCTAGATCTCGTCCTCTGTCAAGGCTAAGAAATTTATCGTCGTTAATCTCAAATTCATTATCTAGATAAGTATTTTGCCCTTTACGAAAGACAATGCAACCTTTTCCTGGTTCTACTCTGCCTTTGAAGCTGTTACCAGTCCACTCCACAATCATGTTACAGCCTGATAACTTTTCTAAGCGATCGCTTGTTAGGGTATGAAGACGTTGTAAGTCGCGGGAAGCACCGTAAAAAGTTTCTTCTTGTTTAACAGTGTAGTTTTCAATTTCGATGCGATCGCCTGTGTTTACCAACTTTAACACCCGCATTCTATAAGGCTCGTTTAGCTGATAGTCATAGGCCTGTTCCACAAACAAACCTACCCCTGATAACAGTTCTAACGGCAGAGGACGCATACACACACGAATATGAGCAAAAAAAGGTGGATTTTCAAAAGCTTGTTCTTGATTGCTAAAGTCAGCTGCCATCCAGCGGGCTAAGGTGGCAATATCCGTAGAATGAGTCATTAACGATATAATTAGTTGCTGAAAAATTATCTATAAATATTGTAAAGCTTGTAACAAGGGAATAATTAGTCTTGCTCAAACTGATATTTTTTATATTCCTGGAGAATTATTCTATAAATTTCGTCATCATTTAGCTATAGCAGTTCTAAATTATTCGTGAACAACAAGATCCCCGACTTCTAAAAGAGGGGATCTTGTGTTCACTTTAATATGTTTTGTTAAGTTATGTATTCAAAACTGCTTACGTGTGGATAGGCTTAAAGACGTATCTGTAGATTTGACTCTAGGCACTATTTGCGCTGGAATCCAAGATAGGACAAACATTTGAGCTATCTCAGTAAAAATACTTAATTATTGATTATCCTACCTTACCAGAAAAATAAAGTCTATTTACTGTTCACTTTGTAGACCAAATTTTTTAGCCATTTTCGCAACTCTGATCTACTATAGGATTAGAGTAACTAAAAAATAGCGATCGCGTACATATATTGGGCTGATTAAGCTAATCAGCGTTAGCTATCTAGTCATTGCTGCTGGTACATACAGTGGTTTAAAGTTAGCAGCGTTAACCAAGCTTTGGTGAAAAGCTAGTCAAAAATTAGGCAAGTATCATTTCATCACTGCTATTTAGTCAACTACTTCAGCATTACTGAGAGTAGTTGTTAGCCACATCTGTTTTGTATGATCAATTTCTGAGTAGATGACCAAATAGTTACTAATTCGTAATTCGTAATTCGTAATTACTTGGTGTCATAGCCCCTACCAAATTAAAAATTGGTGGTCTTCAAGACGTTCGCAGTTCGCTACCACCGCTACGCTATCAGTGGTGGATTCAAGCTCCTACCTAGAAGCACTACGAATTAAGTAAAGCCTGCGGCATAGCTGCGCTTAGAGCGTAGCCCATTATCAATTACGAATTATGTTGACTTTTGGGGCTAGTTACGTCTAAACTGTCCCCTCAATTTGGGATTTTATCGATTCAGTAACTAAACTAACTTGACTTGTTCAAGTCTAAAGGACTTTGACTTGTTTTTCTGCATCTTGCGTTTGCATACTCCACTCACAGTTGACAAATTAATTTGTCAGATCCTCGCACACTTCTACGTCTAAATTAATGTCATGACTGATTTTGACTTTATACTAACTATCTGCATCATAGCCGTAGCCTATCTATCCAGCGTTTATTTGTGGATATCTATTTCTCATCACTCGAATGAGTAGATTGAGTGCTACAAAGTAAATTTCAATTTTTGCCTAGGTCTTGTAAGAGTACAAACCAATATAGTTCTATGGCAATAAATTTAGATGTGCATCTTTCAGAAAAAGTCATGCTAAACTGCTGACAGGAGTTTAGCATGATACCAAAGTTGCACACCAATCTCAGAAATGCTTGTTTTATTGCCAGAAATCTTTACAAATAGAGAAATCCAAATTGGCTTAATAGGGTTAGTGATTGGCTCTTTAATTTTCATATTTGGTCGTTTAATTGTTTCATTGATTAATTTACTTTTGCAACGTTTAAATTTTATTCCAGTTAGTGATATTAACCAAAAATTATTTAAGCCTAACCAAAGCTTAATTATTGTAGTGACAGTGATGACGGTTGTCGAGGTGATGACATCTTTACTGCCGAAAAATCGCTGGACTAATCCATTAGAAATTATTACTAGCTTAACTTTAGCGATCGCAGCTAGTTGGCTAGCATCTCAATTATTTAAAAAGTTTTTTGATTTCTATTTATTAAATGCAGCTTTTAACAGTGGACAAAAAATCAGTAGTGAGTTACTGATTCTTGTCAAATGGGTTGCTAATCTAATTATTATCTTTTTAGCAATTCTGATTTATGCTCAAACACATCAAATCAATCTGTTAGGATTGCTAGCTAGTTTAGGAATTGGTGGATTAGCAGTAGCATTTGCTGCTCAAAAAACCTTAGAACAAGTTTTAGGTGGTATTGTTCTTTACCTTGATCGTCCTTTTGTGATTGATGATTATATTGGTCTACCTGATGGGACTTTTGGGCGAGTTGAATCTATTGGGTTAAGATCTACCAGGATTCGTACTTCTGGTAAGGGAACCGTAATGATAGTTCCCAACAGTTCTCTAACTCAAGTAAATATTGAAAACTTTACTGGTGCAAAGAAAGTCATGTCCATTCTTTATTTGACCTTCTATCGA contains the following coding sequences:
- a CDS encoding chromophore lyase CpcT/CpeT, with the translated sequence MTHSTDIATLARWMAADFSNQEQAFENPPFFAHIRVCMRPLPLELLSGVGLFVEQAYDYQLNEPYRMRVLKLVNTGDRIEIENYTVKQEETFYGASRDLQRLHTLTSDRLEKLSGCNMIVEWTGNSFKGRVEPGKGCIVFRKGQNTYLDNEFEINDDKFLSLDRGRDLETDEHLWGSVAGPFHFVRWNSFADEVKV
- a CDS encoding mechanosensitive ion channel family protein, translated to MLVLLPEIFTNREIQIGLIGLVIGSLIFIFGRLIVSLINLLLQRLNFIPVSDINQKLFKPNQSLIIVVTVMTVVEVMTSLLPKNRWTNPLEIITSLTLAIAASWLASQLFKKFFDFYLLNAAFNSGQKISSELLILVKWVANLIIIFLAILIYAQTHQINLLGLLASLGIGGLAVAFAAQKTLEQVLGGIVLYLDRPFVIDDYIGLPDGTFGRVESIGLRSTRIRTSGKGTVMIVPNSSLTQVNIENFTGAKKVMSILYLTFYRAISNEERALIRRVIIESTNEIFGIDSRNTEVTFKNINNITDPDKTQAQVAFFILGSGDVSMELRRQLLDLATQSITQSLKEYGIAFDIEEPTIYVDSPITI